From a region of the uncultured Desulfatiglans sp. genome:
- a CDS encoding conserved membrane hypothetical protein (Evidence 4 : Unknown function but conserved in other organisms), protein MNSSTGQRFTLQEGLCIAFCATFVVIARAALRLHLNIPGHAMFFTIFFIMLGRGCVARFGAATLVGLVAGFVCMLLGMGKGGPLMILKFALPGLVVDLAAAFHPALFSSLLWSVVTGALASATRFGTVALVDGLMGMDKTVVLQHALLSASFSMLFGALGAAMVPAVVRRLEVSGLIAR, encoded by the coding sequence GTGAACTCCAGCACGGGCCAACGTTTTACGCTGCAGGAGGGGCTCTGCATCGCCTTCTGCGCAACATTCGTCGTCATCGCGCGCGCAGCGCTGCGCCTGCATTTGAATATCCCGGGCCACGCGATGTTTTTCACGATCTTCTTCATCATGCTGGGTCGCGGCTGTGTGGCGAGGTTCGGAGCGGCGACCCTGGTGGGTTTGGTGGCGGGCTTCGTGTGCATGCTCCTGGGAATGGGGAAGGGCGGTCCGCTGATGATCCTGAAATTCGCCCTGCCGGGGTTGGTGGTGGATCTGGCGGCTGCCTTCCACCCCGCACTGTTCTCGAGCCTTCTCTGGTCGGTGGTGACAGGTGCCCTCGCCTCCGCAACGCGCTTTGGAACCGTTGCCCTGGTGGATGGGTTGATGGGCATGGACAAGACCGTCGTCCTTCAGCACGCGCTTCTGAGTGCATCGTTCAGCATGCTTTTCGGGGCCCTCGGGGCTGCCATGGTTCCGGCTGTCGTCCGGCGGCTCGAGGTGAGCGGCCTGATTGCCAGGTAA
- a CDS encoding conserved hypothetical protein (Evidence 4 : Unknown function but conserved in other organisms): protein MKLLIAIDDTDNEESIGTGRLSRMLAVSLREEGFSAQTTVTRHQLLVHPDIPYTSHNSSACIEMDVEGDVMLEAAETAKAFLIDHFHEGANPGLCVAYRSTVPDELQNLGFRAQREVLTIAEARALAARLGVWVWWLGETGQGCIGALSGVGLRSTGRDGRFISLQGIRDLDGRVSVGEILEKTGIQAVEDGTGLRLHAGEMVDSQGWLRPELKEGKPVLRVEAVNGAWTVTGKKKKGGRA from the coding sequence ATGAAGCTTTTGATCGCTATCGATGACACGGACAACGAAGAAAGCATCGGCACCGGGCGTCTGTCGCGGATGCTGGCTGTGTCGCTGCGGGAAGAGGGGTTTTCTGCGCAGACGACCGTGACGCGTCATCAACTGCTGGTACACCCGGATATCCCTTACACCTCCCACAACAGCAGCGCCTGCATCGAGATGGACGTCGAGGGAGACGTGATGCTGGAGGCGGCGGAGACGGCCAAAGCGTTCTTGATAGACCACTTTCACGAGGGTGCGAATCCGGGGCTGTGCGTGGCTTACCGTTCCACCGTGCCGGATGAATTGCAGAACCTGGGCTTCAGGGCGCAGCGGGAGGTCCTCACCATTGCGGAGGCTCGGGCCCTGGCGGCAAGACTCGGCGTGTGGGTCTGGTGGCTGGGGGAGACAGGACAAGGGTGCATCGGTGCGTTGTCGGGGGTTGGGTTGCGCAGCACCGGCCGCGACGGCCGGTTCATTTCGCTCCAGGGGATACGGGACCTCGACGGCCGGGTGAGTGTAGGCGAAATCTTGGAGAAAACGGGGATCCAGGCGGTCGAGGACGGAACGGGGCTTCGCCTTCATGCCGGTGAAATGGTGGATTCCCAGGGGTGGCTTAGACCGGAGCTGAAAGAAGGCAAGCCCGTTTTGCGGGTCGAGGCGGTGAACGGAGCCTGGACCGTGACCGGCAAGAAGAAGAAGGGAGGACGAGCGTGA
- a CDS encoding Cobalt transport protein has protein sequence MRPRRRKTGPTYSAGAAYEYRAGESPVHRLGAGWKLLLTFVMGFAAVTVTRFPALFALIGLNVLYMAGCGLRLRDWWVDSRFFLYQTVIVVLLYLLRFGWEAGWYPGVLAGAKVVLFFMPGAILLRTTRTSEMLRVFKKWLPARFAFLTLVSLRFVPYLAQEAREIVQVQRLRGVPLSLRGFADPRHWKEVFSSIMVPLMVRVIRTADEAALAAEARGYGVREPRPGDRTCAVPPEDFVGQPMEGKSE, from the coding sequence TTGAGACCTCGCCGGCGTAAGACCGGGCCAACCTATTCAGCCGGGGCGGCCTATGAGTATCGAGCGGGCGAATCCCCTGTGCATCGTCTGGGGGCCGGCTGGAAACTCCTGCTCACCTTCGTCATGGGGTTCGCCGCCGTGACGGTGACCCGTTTCCCTGCGCTTTTTGCGCTGATCGGGCTGAATGTGCTCTATATGGCAGGCTGCGGACTCAGGCTGCGGGACTGGTGGGTGGACAGCCGTTTTTTCCTGTATCAGACCGTCATCGTCGTCCTCCTCTATCTCCTGCGCTTCGGGTGGGAAGCGGGATGGTATCCGGGCGTTCTGGCCGGGGCGAAGGTCGTCCTCTTTTTCATGCCCGGAGCGATTCTGCTGCGCACGACGCGGACCTCGGAGATGCTGAGGGTCTTCAAGAAATGGCTGCCGGCGCGCTTCGCCTTCCTGACCCTGGTCAGCCTCCGTTTCGTGCCCTACCTGGCGCAGGAGGCGCGGGAAATCGTTCAGGTGCAAAGGCTGCGGGGTGTCCCGCTGAGCTTGAGGGGTTTTGCGGATCCGCGTCATTGGAAAGAGGTGTTTTCCAGCATTATGGTGCCTTTGATGGTCCGCGTCATCCGGACGGCGGACGAGGCGGCGCTGGCGGCGGAGGCCAGAGGCTACGGGGTGCGGGAGCCAAGACCGGGGGATCGAACATGCGCCGTCCCGCCGGAGGATTTTGTCGGACAACCTATGGAAGGAAAATCGGAATGA
- a CDS encoding Cobalt ABC transporter, ATP-binding protein, whose amino-acid sequence MCVGGPSGCGKTTLLLALRGLLKRGRQEGALVRVCPGPESDIGLVFQNIESQVLLTPVEDDVAFGPQNRGYPPGEVALRVGEALDDVGLQGFEKRNVSELSAGEKQRLGMASALAAGPRALFLDEPTAQLDRRGKARLLQILRRLKARGVTLLVAEHDLEPFVELADRFLQMEEGRIICVGDCFEPQRAGGRPAAGGRENPPRLVDEGHPLLSLKGLQVDGPAGPVFRGLDLEIRAGERVHLYGENGAGKSTLLRCIAGLRRPDAGTVQVRGVGDHRSDRLLGKIALLLQNPEKQLFEENVQKEIGFSLLRMKLPEKEAAARVMESAALCGVTHLLDRPPLGLSLGEQHRVALASVMAMHPSLLLLDEPFAGIDFRERRRLLNTLTDYRNRWQTAVLIASHDDLPAVDWAEWRLEMKGGRLETSPA is encoded by the coding sequence GTGTGCGTCGGCGGTCCGTCGGGCTGTGGGAAGACGACCCTGCTGCTTGCGCTGCGCGGGCTTCTGAAGAGGGGCCGTCAGGAGGGTGCTCTGGTTCGGGTTTGCCCGGGGCCGGAATCGGATATCGGGCTGGTCTTCCAGAACATCGAATCCCAGGTGTTGCTGACGCCGGTGGAGGATGATGTCGCTTTTGGCCCGCAGAACAGGGGATATCCGCCCGGCGAGGTCGCCTTGCGGGTCGGGGAGGCCCTCGATGACGTGGGTCTCCAAGGTTTCGAGAAGCGCAATGTCAGCGAGCTTTCCGCCGGCGAAAAACAGCGGCTCGGCATGGCTTCCGCGTTGGCGGCCGGGCCGCGTGCACTCTTTCTGGATGAACCGACGGCTCAACTCGACCGGAGGGGCAAAGCCAGACTCCTTCAGATCCTTCGCAGGCTCAAGGCTCGGGGGGTAACGCTGCTCGTCGCCGAGCACGACCTGGAGCCCTTCGTGGAACTGGCAGACCGGTTCCTGCAGATGGAGGAAGGCCGTATCATCTGCGTCGGGGATTGCTTCGAACCGCAAAGAGCCGGCGGTCGCCCTGCGGCGGGCGGGCGGGAGAACCCGCCCAGGCTGGTAGACGAGGGTCATCCTCTTCTTTCCTTGAAGGGACTCCAGGTCGATGGCCCTGCAGGGCCGGTCTTTCGTGGACTGGATTTGGAGATCCGAGCGGGAGAACGGGTCCATCTGTATGGTGAAAACGGCGCCGGTAAATCGACGCTCCTGCGCTGCATAGCCGGTCTCAGGAGGCCCGACGCCGGTACGGTCCAGGTTCGAGGGGTAGGGGATCATCGCTCGGACCGACTCCTTGGGAAAATCGCTCTGCTTCTTCAGAACCCTGAAAAACAGCTCTTCGAAGAGAATGTGCAAAAGGAAATCGGATTCTCCTTGCTGCGCATGAAACTGCCCGAGAAGGAGGCGGCGGCGCGTGTCATGGAATCGGCGGCGCTTTGCGGTGTGACGCATCTGCTGGATCGCCCCCCGCTGGGTCTGAGCCTGGGTGAGCAGCACCGCGTAGCCTTGGCCTCCGTCATGGCGATGCACCCGTCTCTGCTGCTTCTGGATGAGCCGTTTGCCGGGATCGATTTCAGGGAGCGGCGCCGGCTACTGAACACCCTGACGGATTACCGGAATCGCTGGCAGACGGCTGTGCTGATCGCATCCCATGACGACCTGCCCGCGGTGGACTGGGCTGAATGGCGGTTGGAGATGAAAGGAGGACGGCTTGAGACCTCGCCGGCGTAA
- the tonB gene encoding TonB-dependent receptor, whose product MGKGLMIMALACCLACWDGSGVCAESSADAAGEPAYTLGEIIVTGEQDVVEAVGTVREVGASEIETRGVRTLSEALQLLPGVVIRSGAEGTPRVDLRGLRSRHVVLLLDGIPLNSTFDGQFDPSVIPVENISRIKLSYGTHSVLYGDGGLAGVINIITKQGGQKVKGSVAGEAGSGSQNLGRFTLSGGKDALTFFGSGSVYDSDGYRLSDDFKPTSEEDGGLRENSDSERRNLFGNLSYKPNDRLHVGFVVDYKNGEFGLPPSTINDKKDVFANSPKYERVEDFDGISAQLSSSYDFDGPLSMRGWVFVNQQDEERSRYDDNAYNSMSDPSIKGTFHEDNTTTISGAALQTAYDLAERGKATFGLNVRQEAWEANGRIRDVEVKKNVYEFRDYSDDRDLNVYNVSLEYEVNPLDDLGIVLGGGYNWMNNPDGSNDDAGNFLFGAYYDLNPETRLRGSVARKIRFPSIRQLYEEAGGNPDLTTENSLNYELGLERELPAKSRFTATAFLMDVKDYIEKILPDDRFENNDEYRFQGFELMLESAMVDNALVRAGYTFLHAEDRSAGTEKDELQYRPKHKLTLEGQYTFPAGFTAYANMLYIANQVYYSKKAPLVEGELEDYVLFNVKLEQKLFNDFLRLYVRAENLFDVDYEESYGYPQSGRMLYAGAELRF is encoded by the coding sequence ATGGGAAAAGGGTTGATGATCATGGCGCTCGCCTGTTGCCTGGCATGTTGGGACGGGAGCGGGGTTTGCGCTGAATCTTCGGCGGATGCGGCCGGTGAGCCGGCGTACACATTGGGCGAGATTATCGTGACCGGAGAGCAGGATGTCGTGGAGGCCGTGGGCACCGTTCGCGAGGTCGGCGCCAGTGAGATCGAAACCCGGGGTGTGAGGACGCTTTCAGAGGCGCTTCAGCTCCTTCCCGGCGTGGTGATACGGAGCGGTGCGGAAGGGACTCCAAGGGTGGATCTCAGGGGTTTGCGTTCCCGCCATGTCGTTCTCCTTCTGGATGGGATCCCACTCAATTCGACGTTTGACGGGCAGTTCGATCCATCTGTGATACCGGTCGAAAACATCTCCCGGATCAAACTGTCTTACGGGACCCATTCGGTCCTCTATGGGGACGGCGGACTGGCCGGCGTGATCAATATCATCACCAAGCAGGGAGGCCAAAAGGTAAAAGGATCGGTTGCCGGCGAAGCCGGAAGCGGCTCCCAGAACCTGGGCCGCTTCACCCTCTCGGGCGGCAAGGACGCCTTGACCTTCTTTGGCAGCGGGAGCGTCTATGACAGCGATGGTTATCGGCTGTCGGACGACTTCAAGCCCACGTCCGAGGAAGACGGGGGGCTCAGGGAAAACAGCGACAGCGAGAGGCGCAATCTCTTCGGAAACCTATCCTACAAGCCCAATGACCGCCTTCATGTCGGTTTCGTGGTCGATTACAAAAACGGGGAGTTCGGGCTGCCTCCAAGCACCATCAACGATAAGAAAGACGTTTTCGCCAACAGCCCGAAATACGAGCGCGTCGAAGACTTCGACGGGATTTCGGCTCAACTTTCGAGCAGTTATGATTTCGATGGGCCCCTCAGCATGCGCGGCTGGGTGTTCGTCAACCAGCAGGACGAGGAGCGCAGCCGTTATGACGATAACGCCTACAATTCGATGAGCGACCCGAGTATCAAGGGCACCTTTCACGAGGACAACACGACGACCATATCGGGGGCCGCGCTCCAGACGGCCTATGACCTGGCGGAAAGGGGAAAGGCGACCTTCGGTCTGAACGTGCGTCAGGAGGCCTGGGAAGCGAATGGACGGATCCGGGACGTGGAAGTGAAGAAGAATGTCTATGAATTCCGGGACTACTCCGATGACCGGGATCTCAATGTCTACAACGTCTCGCTCGAATATGAGGTGAACCCCTTGGACGATCTCGGGATCGTGCTTGGGGGAGGGTACAACTGGATGAACAACCCGGACGGCTCCAACGACGATGCAGGGAACTTCCTGTTCGGCGCCTACTATGATCTGAACCCCGAAACGCGCCTCAGGGGGTCGGTCGCGCGCAAGATCCGGTTTCCATCGATTCGTCAGCTCTATGAGGAGGCAGGGGGGAACCCGGACCTCACAACGGAAAACTCCCTCAACTATGAACTCGGCCTCGAGCGCGAACTGCCCGCGAAGAGCAGATTCACGGCCACGGCGTTTCTCATGGACGTAAAGGATTACATCGAAAAGATCCTACCGGACGACCGCTTCGAAAACAACGATGAATACCGCTTCCAGGGTTTCGAACTGATGCTGGAATCCGCAATGGTCGACAATGCTTTGGTGCGGGCCGGCTACACCTTTCTTCACGCGGAGGACCGGTCCGCCGGAACGGAAAAGGACGAACTGCAGTACCGCCCCAAGCACAAGCTGACTTTGGAAGGCCAATACACGTTTCCAGCGGGCTTTACGGCCTATGCCAACATGCTCTACATCGCGAACCAGGTCTATTATTCCAAGAAGGCCCCGCTCGTCGAGGGAGAGCTCGAGGACTACGTCCTGTTCAACGTAAAGCTCGAGCAGAAACTCTTCAATGATTTCCTAAGGCTCTACGTGCGGGCTGAAAACCTGTTCGACGTCGACTACGAGGAGTCCTACGGATATCCGCAGAGCGGGCGAATGCTTTACGCCGGGGCGGAGCTCCGGTTCTAG
- a CDS encoding Iron-sulfur cluster-binding family protein — MFTPQPNDLWIRRISLNLHPPSLEDNTADVDRLVKALRRELGSSKVVAAFTLANGLPKRLRDARYQVDALVYEDQDVWTVFDALPRTDGAAGIYGLALDLGSSTMVLRLVDLATGRIAAERSFNNPQIEIGPDILTRIHYAGQNQGLSRLQRLVIDRLNLEIAAAAAENGLSPGQLAGLSVAGNTVMTHLFLGLDPYWICREPYIPVMNTPPITAAGSLGIAIHPSAPVFVFPNVGSYFGGDLIAGIIASGMTERDETAFLVDVGTNAEVVVGNRDWLMACAGAAGPALEGGVASMGMMAAPGVIDKVVIDPESREIRIHTIGELPPIGICGSGLIDLAAQLFLAGMIDLRGKFVREACGGRMIELDGIRHLTVVEAEASGTGEPLYLSQPDIDALIRSKAAMYTILTTIGNTVGIPLHAIERFYVAGTFGSYIDPRSAITVGMIPDLPLETYVSLGNTSLEGATRALLSAAVRRESQAIRDRITYLELNVNQEFMNLFSAAKFIPHTDRSLFPSVAGA; from the coding sequence ATGTTTACACCTCAGCCAAACGACCTGTGGATCAGGCGCATCTCCCTCAACCTCCATCCACCCAGCCTCGAAGACAACACGGCGGACGTCGACCGGCTCGTCAAGGCCCTGCGCAGGGAGCTCGGGAGCTCGAAGGTCGTGGCGGCCTTCACCCTGGCCAACGGACTCCCGAAGCGCCTGAGGGACGCGCGCTATCAGGTGGACGCCCTCGTCTATGAAGATCAGGACGTCTGGACGGTCTTCGACGCCCTCCCCCGGACGGACGGCGCCGCCGGCATTTACGGACTCGCCCTGGACCTCGGCAGTTCCACGATGGTGCTCCGTCTGGTGGACCTCGCCACCGGCCGGATCGCGGCCGAGCGCAGTTTCAACAACCCGCAGATCGAAATCGGGCCGGACATCCTGACGCGCATCCATTACGCGGGGCAAAACCAGGGGTTGTCCCGTCTGCAGCGGCTCGTGATCGACCGCCTGAACCTGGAGATCGCCGCGGCCGCGGCCGAGAACGGCCTTTCGCCCGGACAGCTGGCCGGCCTGTCGGTCGCCGGCAACACGGTCATGACCCACCTCTTCCTGGGGCTCGACCCCTACTGGATCTGCCGGGAACCGTATATCCCGGTGATGAACACCCCCCCGATCACCGCCGCGGGCAGCCTCGGGATCGCCATCCATCCCTCGGCACCCGTCTTCGTCTTCCCGAACGTCGGGAGCTATTTCGGCGGGGACCTGATTGCGGGGATCATCGCCTCCGGGATGACCGAAAGGGACGAAACGGCCTTTCTGGTCGATGTCGGGACCAACGCCGAGGTCGTGGTCGGCAATCGGGACTGGCTGATGGCCTGCGCCGGGGCGGCCGGCCCTGCCCTGGAGGGCGGCGTAGCCAGCATGGGCATGATGGCGGCCCCGGGGGTCATCGACAAGGTCGTGATCGACCCGGAATCCCGTGAGATCCGGATCCACACGATCGGAGAGCTTCCGCCGATCGGGATCTGCGGCTCCGGCCTCATCGACCTCGCTGCCCAGCTTTTCCTGGCCGGCATGATCGACCTCCGGGGAAAGTTCGTCCGGGAGGCCTGCGGTGGACGGATGATCGAACTGGACGGGATCCGCCACCTGACGGTGGTGGAAGCGGAGGCATCCGGAACCGGCGAACCGCTCTACCTGAGCCAGCCCGACATCGACGCGCTCATCCGATCCAAGGCAGCCATGTACACCATCCTCACCACCATCGGAAACACGGTCGGGATCCCCCTGCACGCCATCGAGCGTTTCTATGTCGCCGGGACCTTCGGTTCCTACATCGACCCCCGGTCGGCGATCACCGTCGGCATGATCCCGGACCTCCCGCTCGAGACCTATGTCTCCCTCGGCAACACCTCGCTCGAAGGGGCCACCCGTGCGCTCCTTTCGGCGGCCGTGCGCCGGGAAAGCCAGGCCATCCGAGACCGGATCACCTACCTCGAATTGAACGTCAACCAGGAGTTCATGAATCTCTTCAGCGCGGCCAAATTCATCCCGCACACCGACCGGTCCCTTTTCCCGTCGGTCGCGGGGGCATAG
- a CDS encoding putative membrane protein (Evidence 3 : Putative function from multiple computational evidences), producing the protein MVDSWYVFAIGALILMGLQRFLYKVSAEWKCNTAWTSFAFMGTVTVLSGGVFFISGGEERHVSILLVVSAVNSLSFLLATVAHMEALKAIPTSIAYPIIRLNVVPVVLFSVLYFKDVLSPFQVVGIVLAVSVMLILTRESGSHADPSRNARRGVFLACLSLAGGAVASISSKFAALHTNPLAYMALSYFLSTVFSFGVRRRFEQEGVSRDPRPALLIGLSMGLINFGGYYLFLKALNSGPLSLVISIVGMHFVIPILLAVFLYGERLGLMRLLAVAMTIGSILLMRL; encoded by the coding sequence ATGGTGGATTCCTGGTATGTCTTTGCCATAGGCGCGCTGATCCTCATGGGGCTCCAGCGCTTTCTCTACAAGGTCTCCGCCGAGTGGAAGTGCAACACGGCCTGGACCTCTTTCGCCTTCATGGGGACCGTGACGGTCCTGAGCGGCGGGGTCTTTTTCATCTCGGGCGGCGAAGAACGGCACGTTTCGATCCTTCTTGTCGTCTCGGCCGTCAACAGCTTGTCCTTTTTGCTTGCGACCGTGGCCCACATGGAGGCGCTCAAGGCGATCCCCACCAGCATCGCCTACCCGATCATCCGGCTGAATGTGGTGCCGGTGGTGTTGTTCTCCGTCCTCTACTTCAAGGACGTGCTCTCCCCCTTTCAGGTGGTCGGCATCGTCCTCGCGGTGAGCGTGATGCTGATCCTCACGCGGGAGAGCGGCAGCCACGCGGACCCGTCGCGCAATGCCAGACGGGGCGTTTTCCTCGCCTGCCTGTCGCTCGCGGGCGGGGCGGTGGCCTCGATCTCGAGCAAGTTCGCTGCGCTGCACACGAACCCGCTCGCCTACATGGCGCTGTCTTATTTCCTTTCCACCGTGTTTTCCTTCGGGGTGCGGCGCCGTTTCGAGCAGGAGGGGGTGAGCCGCGACCCGAGGCCGGCCCTGCTGATCGGTCTGTCGATGGGGCTGATCAACTTCGGGGGCTATTACCTCTTCCTGAAGGCCTTGAACTCAGGGCCTCTTTCCCTGGTCATCTCGATCGTCGGCATGCACTTCGTCATCCCCATCCTCCTGGCGGTCTTCCTCTATGGCGAGCGGCTGGGCCTCATGCGGCTCCTGGCCGTCGCCATGACCATCGGATCCATCCTCCTGATGCGCCTGTGA
- a CDS encoding UDP-N-acetylmuramate gives MAQPLTIDRKTPLLDPGLNRLPGKLERIHLMGICGTGMASLAGMLKERGLTVTGSDQNTYPPMSDFLERLGIDVRQGYAAANLMPRPDLVIVGNVITRENPEAAALAAAAIPYLSFPQALQAFAFEDKRCVVVAGTHGKTTTASLAAWVLTCAGLAPGFMIGGIPGNFERNFNAGDGPYFIIEGDEYDTAFFDKGPKFLHYRPWMTLLTSIEFDHADIYRDLAHVRESFARLIQLIPADGRLIVNGEDPVVMEEARRSRAPVVRYGFTAGMDWCAEGVETIGAVTHFDVRKGEERIMRCETPLYGRHNIANALSVIALADALGIEVSKTVAALQAFKGVKRRQEVVGEASGVLVIDDFAHHPTAVRETILAVKSRYPDRRLLALFEPRSNSSRRSVFQDRYALAFDAADGVFIPDPVLMQKIRPEERFSSARLVEDLRARGLEAFHAPHAEGIMEILQGEVREGDVLLFMSNGGFENLPRRVLERLTRVGSTGR, from the coding sequence TTGGCACAACCGCTCACAATCGATCGAAAAACACCGCTTCTGGATCCTGGCTTGAACCGTCTGCCCGGGAAGCTGGAACGAATCCACCTGATGGGGATCTGCGGGACCGGCATGGCCTCTCTCGCGGGCATGCTGAAGGAGCGTGGATTGACGGTCACCGGCTCGGACCAGAACACCTACCCGCCTATGAGCGATTTTCTGGAGCGGCTCGGGATCGATGTCCGCCAGGGATACGCGGCGGCGAACCTGATGCCGCGGCCGGATCTGGTCATTGTCGGGAATGTTATCACGCGGGAAAACCCGGAGGCCGCCGCCCTTGCAGCCGCCGCCATCCCCTACCTTTCTTTTCCGCAGGCCCTGCAGGCCTTCGCCTTCGAAGACAAGCGCTGTGTCGTCGTCGCCGGGACCCACGGGAAGACCACGACCGCCTCTCTGGCCGCCTGGGTGCTCACCTGCGCCGGGCTCGCCCCGGGGTTCATGATCGGCGGGATCCCGGGCAATTTCGAGCGCAACTTCAACGCGGGCGACGGACCCTATTTCATCATCGAAGGGGACGAGTACGACACCGCCTTTTTCGACAAGGGCCCAAAATTCCTGCATTACCGGCCCTGGATGACCCTCCTGACCAGCATCGAGTTCGACCACGCCGACATCTACCGGGACCTCGCGCATGTGCGGGAAAGCTTCGCGCGGCTCATCCAGCTCATCCCGGCGGACGGCCGCCTTATCGTGAACGGGGAGGACCCCGTCGTGATGGAGGAGGCCCGGCGGTCCCGGGCGCCGGTTGTCCGCTACGGTTTTACGGCCGGGATGGACTGGTGCGCCGAAGGAGTGGAAACGATCGGGGCCGTGACGCATTTCGACGTTCGGAAGGGGGAGGAGCGGATCATGCGCTGCGAGACCCCGCTTTACGGCCGCCACAACATCGCGAACGCGCTTTCGGTCATCGCGCTGGCGGATGCGCTCGGGATCGAGGTTTCGAAGACGGTTGCCGCGCTACAGGCCTTCAAGGGCGTCAAACGCCGGCAGGAGGTCGTGGGGGAGGCTTCCGGGGTGCTCGTGATCGATGATTTTGCGCACCACCCCACGGCGGTTCGGGAGACCATTTTGGCCGTCAAGTCCCGCTATCCGGACCGGCGCCTTCTCGCCCTCTTCGAGCCCCGCTCGAACTCCAGCCGGCGGAGCGTCTTTCAGGACCGTTATGCCCTGGCCTTCGACGCGGCCGACGGGGTGTTCATCCCGGACCCTGTGCTGATGCAGAAGATCCGCCCGGAGGAGCGGTTTTCCTCGGCGCGCCTGGTGGAGGATCTCCGCGCCCGCGGACTGGAGGCGTTTCATGCCCCGCACGCCGAAGGGATCATGGAGATCCTGCAGGGCGAGGTCCGGGAGGGTGACGTGCTCCTGTTCATGTCCAACGGCGGGTTCGAGAACCTGCCGAGAAGGGTTCTCGAAAGGCTCACCCGGGTAGGGTCGACCGGGCGCTGA
- the rpmB gene encoding 50S ribosomal protein L28 — MAKVCEICGKKPVTGYNVSHAHNKTKKRWYPNLQKVRCLKNGQPVRIRVCTDCIKSGRITKA; from the coding sequence ATGGCCAAGGTCTGTGAAATCTGCGGAAAGAAACCTGTAACGGGATACAACGTCAGCCACGCCCACAACAAGACCAAGAAGCGCTGGTACCCGAACCTCCAGAAGGTGCGGTGCCTCAAGAACGGGCAGCCCGTGAGGATCCGCGTATGCACCGACTGCATCAAGTCCGGGCGCATCACGAAGGCCTGA